GCACCCAGTCTGTGCTCCCCAGAAGGGTGCAGAGTGTCTGAGAACGTAGAGTTAAACTCACCTTTGTATTACTACCTCTGTGTAGAAATCACGCTGGCTTgtgtttcatgtgtctgttgctgAACGGGAAGATATTTTCAGAGTTCTGAGAGTGTCATGTTTGAGTGTCACTGAAGCTTCCAAACCCCCATCCTAAAGGAATCCTCCCCAGCTTTGGAGCAAGGGGAGGCCTGAGTGACCTGAGGCCACAGATGATCCCACcctcaggaggagggagagcagcaCCCAGACCATACCCCACCTTGTTTACCATTGTGTGCGTGGAGGAACCAAATGACAGGGAAACCCTAGCGGCAGGTCTGTCGGTGCCCTAAAATTTCCCTGTGGCTGTGATAAAATGAACACCATTACAAGCTTTACCAGGGAATAATCACCTTTCTTTCAATCACTCTGCAATATATTCGGCTTTCCAGATGAGAGTAAACTGAGGCCGAAAGTGATGTGTTCCAGCTCACATGGGAGTGCAGAGCAAGATTTGCAGGCGCTACTGCAGGtggctctgccctcctctcctatGTGGCCATGGCCATGGTGGCTCTACCCAGAGCCCTCTGTTTCTTCCCAGCGCACCGCATCCCCATCAGCTCGGATCCCTGGACCCAGCAAGAAAAGCAACACAAACAGGATCAGGAAAAAGGCTCCAAGGCACTATATacaagtttattttacttttgtctaTAAAGGCAACATTAATCTaccattttaaaatcacttctcTGAAAACCAACTTTCTGGAAATGCACCCTTTATAGATGGAGAACATGTAATAATATGTACACTTACAGAAGCATTTGAAACAGATAACTCAGTTAATAGTTTGCAAGATAGGTTTTTGTCTTGGGAGGGATTATAGGTCTCTCCCAACTTGATTAAAGTCTTTACTTAATTCTGATTAATTAAGGCTGTAagaacagagatttattttaaaggtgtCAAACAATTACATGATTAAAATGACTTGTAAGATATGACTGACTGAAATTTTGAGTCATCTAAAAGTTAAAAAGgagaacaatattttaaaagaggcgATAACCTTGTTCACAATTTCATAATTTTGTGACGGTCCTGTTCACGCCACATCAGTAAACCTTTAATTGTTGATTCTCGCCTCACTTGATGGCAGCCATTTCAAACTTATTAAGGAAGCATTGTCATCCTTTATTAGGccttgttatttttagttttgaaggTTCTGTTTGTACACAGGTAAAAGACCTTAAGTAAATGTATCTGCACCTATACTATTTGTGAAATTTGAATATTCATCTGttatcattaaaacaaaatatgctCACAAGCATATGAAAGTGTGTTTGAATTTCCACCAAtgtgttggaatttttttaatgccttatGTTTGTTTCATGTTTGGAAATCAGACCACGCTAATGCCTTCACCTCCTTATACTTGTAATCAGCATCAAATTTTGGTTTCCGttaacaaataaaaccttaaaataaaagaatcaagatCAGGTTCATTACTTCACTACTTGTTTCTGCGTACATCTGGCTTTAGACAATATATCATGTTTCAGGTATATTATTAGAAAAACCCTAGGACGGCATGTCGAAATCTTTTATATTGTTCCACAAAAGCTAGAAGTTGATTAAAGGGCCCATTTCTCACAGCAAGAAATAGCAATTGATTCCACCAGTCAATCTTCGACAGTTCCTCCTGGAGAACTCCATCAGCTCAGGAGGGAACAAATGATCCTTCCCTTACAGTATTAGGTATAACCTCATTGAAATGCTGCTCAGAATTCTTTGTTTACTCATCCCTGCAGGCAAGTCCGGGAAGAAGAGGGATGCCACAGTCCAGCTGAGCTCCTGCTGCGCTGAACTCACAGGTGGCAAGAGGAAAAGCTGACGCCGGGGGAGAAGCCCGTGGTCTACAGTAGATGTAAGGCTTCTTCCTGCCACTTGCTCGGGAATTCTTACTATAATACAATTTTAAGCTCTTAATTTGGGAAACTGAGCTCTATCGTTTGTCTCTTCATTCTTTACAGAGCATCGTGAAGATCGTGATCCCCGGTGGACTGCGTGTAGGACGAGCTGGGAGTGTCGGGGGAGTACATTTGGAGGAGCCTACAGTATTGGCAGAGCATGAAAGGGCCCCTGCAGGTTTTGAAGAGCTGCACGAGATACTTGCGGAATTTCTCCCCGAGGAAAAAGTAGATGACGGGATTAAGGCAGCAGTGAACAAAAGCCAGGGTCTCTGTGGCCTGAATAGCGTAGTCCAGGTGCCTTTCAAAGGTGCAGTCCTGAAGGACCTCCAGTTCCACCAGAGTCTCCAGGAAGAGCACCACATTGTAAGGCGCCCAGAACCCGAGAAAGAGGGCCACCACGGCAAAGACCATCCTCACTGCTTTGCTCTTCTTCTCATTTTTGCAGTGCTGCAGTGTCCTGATGATCATGGAGTAGCAGAACAGCATGGTGCCCAAGGGAATCACCAATCCCAGAATGTTGATCTCCAGGGAGCTCAGCACCTTCCACCTTGTAGAGTTGAGGGAGTACTTGGTTTTGCAGTAGGTATGGTTGCGCTCGGTATAACAGGTACTGAATAAAAGGCCTGGAAGAGAGGCCAGGACAGCCACAGACCACGTGGCCAAGCTAGTGATGACCCCATACGTCAAGGTCCTCGCCCTCAGGGAGAACACTGCATGCACAATTGCCAGGTATCTGTCGATGCTCATGAGCATGATGAAGAAGATGCCACTGTAAAAGCCCACCAGGTACATCCAGGAAATAATCTTGCAGAGACCTAGTCCAAAAACCCACTGGTCTGCAGCATAGTAGCcccagaaggggagagagagcacgaagAGCAGGTCCGAGATGGCAAGGTTGAGCAGGTACACGTCAGTCATGGATTTGAGCCTCTTGTACTTGAACAGGACCACAACCACCACAGAGTTTCCAAGGAGACCAAACAGGAAGACCAAGGAGTAGAGAGGGGGCAGGAAGAGCTCCCCAAATGCCTTGATGCCTTCTTTGGTGCAAGGCTTAGGGATGTTTTCGTAGAGATAGTAATTATTATAGATGCTTTCATCCAAGGTGGTGTCTGCTATATCTGTGGGATTCATTTTCAAATCTACAGGCTCCTCCACGCAGGTCTGAGCCCAAGCAGAAGCTTGTGA
This sequence is a window from Canis lupus dingo isolate Sandy chromosome 23, ASM325472v2, whole genome shotgun sequence. Protein-coding genes within it:
- the CCR4 gene encoding C-C chemokine receptor type 4: MNPTDIADTTLDESIYNNYYLYENIPKPCTKEGIKAFGELFLPPLYSLVFLFGLLGNSVVVVVLFKYKRLKSMTDVYLLNLAISDLLFVLSLPFWGYYAADQWVFGLGLCKIISWMYLVGFYSGIFFIMLMSIDRYLAIVHAVFSLRARTLTYGVITSLATWSVAVLASLPGLLFSTCYTERNHTYCKTKYSLNSTRWKVLSSLEINILGLVIPLGTMLFCYSMIIRTLQHCKNEKKSKAVRMVFAVVALFLGFWAPYNVVLFLETLVELEVLQDCTFERHLDYAIQATETLAFVHCCLNPVIYFFLGEKFRKYLVQLFKTCRGPFMLCQYCRLLQMYSPDTPSSSYTQSTGDHDLHDAL